One Candidatus Schekmanbacteria bacterium DNA segment encodes these proteins:
- a CDS encoding peptidoglycan DD-metalloendopeptidase family protein gives MTKINDNLIGASNRKLSDDLLTLHKERLSSSSAQDLNITNQEDAAKAFESFFVFYLLQTMRKSTAESGLLGKGFGNDFFTQLFDEQISNKLSETKGIGIAKLLDQQISKKDNISNSETLNLKSNKVESEEVSLKKVLPGSVLSSGYGLRNDPITGKERFHNGIDLACSEGKTIQPLMPGKVIFSGWKGNYGNLVIVKHEGGVETYYGHNMQNLVKEGDVVTSLTSIALSGKTGRTTGPHLHFEVRVNDIPQNPNKYVKNYE, from the coding sequence ATGACTAAAATTAACGATAACTTAATAGGGGCATCTAATAGAAAGCTTTCAGATGATCTATTAACATTGCATAAAGAAAGACTTAGTTCTTCTTCTGCACAAGATCTCAATATAACTAACCAAGAAGATGCTGCAAAAGCCTTTGAGTCATTTTTTGTCTTTTATTTGCTTCAGACAATGAGAAAGTCCACCGCAGAATCAGGACTTTTAGGTAAAGGTTTTGGAAATGATTTTTTTACACAGCTTTTTGATGAACAGATATCAAATAAACTTTCTGAAACTAAAGGGATAGGAATTGCTAAATTATTAGATCAACAAATAAGTAAAAAAGATAACATTAGTAATTCTGAAACACTAAATTTAAAATCTAACAAAGTTGAAAGTGAAGAAGTTAGTTTAAAAAAAGTTCTTCCTGGTTCGGTACTATCTTCAGGATATGGGTTAAGAAATGATCCAATTACTGGTAAAGAACGGTTTCACAATGGAATTGATTTAGCATGTAGCGAAGGAAAAACAATTCAACCCTTAATGCCAGGTAAAGTAATCTTTAGTGGATGGAAAGGAAATTATGGGAATCTCGTAATTGTTAAGCATGAAGGAGGTGTTGAAACATATTACGGTCATAATATGCAAAATTTGGTTAAGGAAGGGGATGTTGTAACTTCATTGACTTCTATTGCTTTATCCGGGAAAACCGGACGAACGACAGGACCACATTTGCACTTTGAAGTAAGAGTTAATGATATACCTCAAAATCCTAATAAATACGTAAAAAATTATGAATAA
- a CDS encoding flagellar biosynthesis anti-sigma factor FlgM yields MKIDSKSQTTNLLVGINKDLKKTPKNETYKNDGEVKIAVSETGSKISQYVDIVKKADTTDSQKLSELKRQIETGTYSIKYNEIAEKMIESSLQELSIEKK; encoded by the coding sequence ATGAAAATAGACAGTAAATCTCAAACAACAAACTTATTAGTTGGGATCAATAAAGATTTAAAAAAGACACCGAAAAATGAAACTTATAAAAACGATGGAGAAGTCAAAATTGCCGTATCTGAAACAGGTTCAAAAATTTCACAATATGTTGATATAGTAAAAAAAGCTGACACAACTGATTCTCAAAAACTATCTGAATTAAAAAGGCAAATTGAAACTGGGACTTATAGTATTAAGTATAATGAAATTGCAGAAAAAATGATTGAATCCTCTTTGCAGGAATTATCAATAGAAAAAAAATAA
- the flgN gene encoding flagellar export chaperone FlgN, with protein MIKMESFSNLATVLEELVIEYGELLVSLEKLSGSLCSSSTNVFMESQKRVETIVLKIKLLEELRLKHVRTICLSLEIEEDTLSLQTLSQMVPVLSRRFLSIRERLNEVVSKLSESIKHISKILESSIITIENTLNFIKSLCTVNPIYKKSGKIETGERSMSFITQKI; from the coding sequence ATGATTAAAATGGAAAGTTTTTCTAATTTAGCAACAGTTTTGGAAGAGCTGGTTATTGAATATGGAGAATTATTAGTGTCCCTAGAAAAACTTTCTGGATCTCTTTGTAGCTCTAGTACAAATGTTTTTATGGAATCACAAAAACGAGTTGAAACTATTGTCCTTAAAATAAAGTTATTAGAAGAACTAAGATTGAAACATGTAAGGACTATTTGTTTATCGTTAGAAATTGAAGAAGATACGCTAAGTTTACAGACCTTAAGCCAAATGGTTCCTGTTTTAAGCAGAAGATTTCTTTCTATCCGTGAAAGATTAAATGAAGTAGTTAGTAAATTGAGTGAATCTATTAAGCATATTAGTAAAATATTAGAAAGTTCAATAATTACAATAGAGAATACACTCAATTTTATAAAATCACTTTGTACTGTTAATCCTATTTATAAAAAATCCGGGAAAATAGAAACAGGCGAAAGATCAATGTCATTTATTACTCAAAAAATATAA
- the flgK gene encoding flagellar hook-associated protein FlgK translates to MSGILSLLDIGKKSLSAQNAAMNIAGNNIANVNTAGYSRQEAVFNTSASVENDSGYFGTGVELSSVKRITDNFLSNQITLENSNLGKLSQQKNALENIESVLSYSSDSGINSAVQDFFNSFQDLANDPSSSSARTMVVSKGNYLADTFNNTASEIKDLETNIDVTAASTAKEINSLTQRIAKLNGDISALESGSKNINANDLRDQRDELLKELSSKIDITYFENKDGQLSVIFGGGKSLVDGVNSWSIETVSDSSNENSLKVLYVSDGGKELDITNKISGGEIGGLLEIRNNTIKNYRSNIDKLALSISNEVNKIHQEGVGLDGSSGNIFFDLNTPSGYLTAGSKGNASITSVDIISSSSPLVYDNYQLIFTSSTSFDIYDSDSKQYVSTNNSYTSGNNIDFNGISVVIEDQGGTPVAGDNFVISTSKDAAADMHVTDTITGNTNKIAAGVSSSSGDNENALKIAELQFTGILNSGQSNFGEYYQNFLSQVGNDVQMVDEGYKSQQSFIDVLVSRKESISGVSLDEEMSNLIKYQYGYEASAKLISTVNDLLDTVINLVK, encoded by the coding sequence ATGTCCGGAATACTTTCACTTTTAGATATTGGGAAAAAATCACTTTCAGCTCAAAATGCTGCTATGAATATTGCAGGCAATAATATTGCCAATGTCAATACTGCAGGATATTCTCGTCAAGAGGCTGTTTTTAATACTAGTGCATCTGTTGAAAATGATTCTGGATACTTTGGTACTGGAGTTGAATTAAGTAGTGTAAAAAGAATAACCGACAACTTCCTGTCCAATCAAATTACTTTGGAAAATTCAAATTTAGGGAAACTATCTCAACAAAAAAATGCATTAGAAAATATAGAATCTGTATTAAGTTATTCCAGTGACAGTGGAATTAATTCAGCAGTTCAAGATTTTTTTAATTCTTTTCAGGACTTAGCTAATGACCCATCAAGTTCATCGGCTAGGACTATGGTTGTTTCCAAAGGGAATTACTTAGCTGATACTTTCAATAATACAGCATCTGAAATAAAAGATTTAGAGACAAATATAGATGTAACTGCAGCTAGTACTGCTAAAGAAATTAATAGTTTAACGCAAAGAATAGCTAAACTAAATGGAGATATTTCGGCTTTAGAATCAGGGTCAAAAAATATTAATGCTAATGATTTGAGAGATCAGAGAGATGAACTCTTAAAAGAGCTTTCTTCAAAAATTGATATAACATATTTTGAAAATAAAGATGGACAATTATCCGTTATTTTTGGAGGGGGTAAATCCTTAGTTGATGGAGTTAATTCTTGGTCTATTGAAACAGTTTCAGACTCTTCAAATGAAAATTCTCTTAAAGTATTATATGTGTCTGATGGAGGAAAAGAGTTAGATATTACCAATAAAATATCTGGTGGAGAAATTGGGGGCTTGTTAGAAATTAGAAACAACACCATAAAAAATTATAGATCAAATATTGATAAGTTAGCTTTATCTATTTCCAATGAAGTTAATAAGATTCATCAAGAAGGTGTTGGTTTAGATGGAAGCAGCGGGAATATTTTTTTTGATCTAAATACGCCTTCAGGCTATTTAACTGCTGGGAGCAAAGGTAATGCTTCAATTACATCAGTGGATATTATTTCTTCTTCCTCTCCCCTTGTATATGATAACTATCAATTGATTTTTACATCCTCTACGTCTTTTGATATTTATGATTCAGATAGCAAACAGTATGTTTCCACCAATAATTCTTATACGTCGGGTAACAATATAGATTTTAACGGAATAAGTGTTGTAATTGAAGACCAAGGTGGAACTCCAGTGGCCGGAGATAATTTTGTTATATCTACAAGTAAAGACGCCGCTGCCGATATGCATGTTACTGATACAATAACTGGAAATACTAATAAAATAGCTGCAGGAGTCAGTTCAAGTTCAGGAGATAATGAAAATGCACTAAAAATAGCTGAGTTACAATTTACAGGGATATTGAACTCAGGACAAAGTAATTTTGGGGAATACTATCAGAATTTTTTATCTCAGGTAGGCAATGATGTTCAGATGGTAGATGAAGGATATAAAAGTCAGCAATCTTTTATAGATGTTCTTGTGAGCCGAAAAGAATCAATATCAGGTGTGTCACTCGACGAAGAAATGAGTAATCTAATTAAGTATCAGTATGGATATGAGGCTTCTGCAAAATTAATTTCAACTGT